The Saccharolobus shibatae B12 genomic interval GATACTACATCATTATCAAAATATATATAACCGCTGGTCGGTTCCTCTAACCCTGCTATCAACCTTAGAAACGTAGTCTTTCCATGACCGCTTGGTCCTAAAACGCCAAAAGACATACCTGACTCTATTTGTATTGAGATATTGTCAACTGCTTTTACCTCTGTTTTACCTTTTTTAAATATTTTTGTTAAATTTTCTACTCTAATTGTGGTCATTTTCTTTACACCCCTTTAGCTCCTCCACCTAATGCTGCTAATCCACGTATAAAATATCTTCCAAGAAATATAAATATTATCAACGGTATTAAGGAAGAAATAACTCCAGCTGCAAACGACCTATTGTAAATTAATGCGTATGCCGCAGTATAGAATCTGGCAGCTACTGGTAACATTAACATGTTTGGCGTATTTGTAAGTATTAAAGGTATGAAGAACTCATTCCAAATCTGTAGGAAAACGAATATTAGAGTTGATAGAAACCCAGGGAATATTAGTGGAAAAACTACTCTCCACAAGATTGTCCAATCTCCGGCTCCATCCATCCTAGCGGATTCTATTAAGTACTTGGGAACTACTGGAATAAATATTGACATTAATAGTGCAGATGTCGGTACATAGAATATTAGCATAGCGAATATTAACCCTATGTAAGTATTGTAAACATTTAGTGAGGTCTCTAACTCAATCAGTGGAAATGTAACTGTTTCTATAGGCAAGAATGTCGCTAAAGCTATAATGGAAAATAAGCTATTGCTTAATATTTCGTGTTTCTCACTAAGTATGAAGAAGAAATAAGCAGTCATTGTCCCTATTATCACTGATAGTAGCACGGATGGTATGGCTACAAGCAAGTATCTCAACATTGTTGGTTCCAGTCCAGGAATAGTTGCATATCCAAACCAGGCAAATGCATAAGCGTCGAGCGATGGTTTAGAAGGTGGAAGGAGTATTGGAGTACTAGCCGCTTCCAAATTAGACTTCAATCCTCCTAAAATCATAGCGTACAACGGAACTAACCACATGATAACGAGTATTCCAGCAACTATTTCCAATAATGCATATTTAATTGAATTTATTATATAATTTCCCCTACTCACGGATCTTTCCATCTTACCTCACCTCCTAAACACCCATTTCTTCAATCCGAGTATTGCGTAGGGAATAATCACTATTGCTGCAATTAATGCCACTAGGGAAGATAATGCTGAGGATAAAGAGAAATACTCAGTACTAAACAAAATATAAATGTACTCTACGAGACTCATCATATTCGGGTTTGTGGGCCCTCCTATAGTAAACGGTACGGTAAATATTCTAAAGGAAAATAAAAATAGTAGGGCTGTAGATACTATAAACCCGTTCATTGAGTTTGGTAATATGATCCTAAATAATAAATAAAGGTTATTTGCGCCATCAATTTTGGCTGCCTCTATAATTGATTTATCCACGCTCATAAACGAAGCAAGGAAGAATAGGACCGCTAAACCAGTGTATGCCCACGTCTCTATAATTATCATTCCAGCGTAAATAGTGGGTTGGGTAGTTAGCCAAATTATATTTGGAAAATGAAATACTTTTAAGATCAAGTTAATGCCTGTTTGTGGATTAAATAACCACTGCCAAGCGATCGCATAAGTAGAGGAAGGGACTGCTAAGGGATATAGAAATACAGATAAGTAAATAGCCCTTCTTGTATTACTCTTTATAAAATACAAAATTCCAGCTCCCAATATTCCTAATATATTACCTATTGCAACAGCTGCTATAGTGTATACAATTGTATGAGTAACGGCTAAATTAAAAAAATATTCTGAAAACAAAGTTTGATAAGTACTTAACCCTGCAAAAGTAGGACGTAAATTAAATAATGACCAGTTCAAAAGTGAGAAGTAAACATTGAGAGCTAATAAGTATATCAAAAAAGCGGCAAATATAAGGCCTGGTATAGACATTAGGATAGCTCCTTTTCTCATAATTCACACACCTAAGTATAAATCAGAATTCAAGGTTAAAAATTTAGATAAAAATATATTGGAAAAAAAGTTTATCTTATTTATAAACGAATTTACAAGAGGTTTATATCTAGTTTGATCTAGATAAATCATTAGTAAAACTAGCAATGGGTAAGGTAGCAAATTTATGCCGTTGATAATGTAATAGTTTACATTACTAGCCCTGTTGATAGTTTGCTGTTGCCCAAGTTTCTTTAAGTATGGTAGTAGGTAGTGAGGTGGTGTCAGCAAGAATGATGGAGTATAGCTTGAGTTATATGCATAAGTATTTGGATTAACCCATGGTGGTAAATAATTACCAAATGGATTTCCTCTTTGTCCCACAAAGCCGAAACCGTCTTTCGCAGCTATTTGCCATTCGTGGAACGTCATATTTTCAGCTTTGAAGAGTGCTGCGTTAAAGGTAGGAACATATGATGAGCCTTGCTCTTGTAAGTTCAATTCTTGTGCTATGAGGAAGTAGAATACATCATCAAATAGTGTCCCATCAGCAAATGCCCATGTAAAGTTCTGAGCAGGGGTATTTAACAAGGCCTGATAATCATACCACTGCATTGGAGTAGAATAATAATCGGTTGCATTAGCCCATACTGATACACCCTTATAGTATGTCCATATTTTCTGTCCTTCATACGAAGTCCAGAATTTTGCGAAGTTTATAGCAGCTTGTTCCTGTGGATTATTAACAGTAGGTATTGCAACAGAGTCCATATCTATAACGTAAATACCTTGTGTACCAGGGAATGGCATTGCCATTAATGTAATATTGGACCAGTTTAGATAGGGCTGTGTTGCAGGATAAGTAGTAGTATTGTACCATATGGCTGCATATTCAGCAAGCCAATTACCACCAGCCTCGAATACAGTCTGTCCCTTTATTACTAATGCTAAAGCAGACCATATAGATTGACTTTGCCAACTTGGAATCACAGCGTTTTGACCTACAAACTGTAGGAATACATTATCAGTTTCATTAATGATCTTTTGGACTGTTACGTTATTCAAGTTAAGCACTCCATACATCAACTCATTTGATAATTTAGCAGCCCCAGCAGCTCCGTAGTATTGCGCAGCTACAGATAGGAATATTGCAAACCACAAATGTAATTGTTCGTATCCACCTTCAGCACCAGACATTGCCCATGGATTAATTCCGTGTGCTTCTAATTGTTGAGTATCGTAAATTAGTAAACTTAAATTGGTGGGTATTGGTAAGTTGTACTTCTTAAGGATTTGAGGATTGAAGTACAATTCCTCTGCTCTGTGCACGTTGGTTGGAGAGCCGAATATTGTACCATTATAGGATATAGCCATAAGCGCTTCCGTAACACCCTTCTGGAATAGTCCTTCTTGGGCCAACAGTGGTGTCATATTATATAAATCGTGAGGATTAGGTAGTAGCTCCACATATGAAAGTACTTCAGGACCTCCATGAGCCCAAAATATACCTTGTAATTTACCAGCTTCAATATCGTTAATTACAACATATCTCTCCTCTACACCACTAGCTCCCGGTAATGATGTGAATTGCACTGAATAACCAGGGTAGTAAATTGAGAAGTTTCCTCCAATCCATTTTAGTCCTACAGGGTCTTCAGCACCCCATGGATTTATAAAGTCTACCACATTTGACAAAGCAGTAGTTGTTGTAGAAGAGGAAGATAAAGTAGAGGTTGTAGAAGGAGTTGTCACTGAAGTTAGTGAGCTTGTAGTGGTACTAGTAGGTGTGGGCTTACTAGAACTGTAGTATGCAGCCAAACCTCCAGCAATCGCAGCAATTACAATAACTACTACAATTATTATTATTGCAGTTCTGGAGATTGCCTTATATATTTTACGCTTTGACATACTCTCTAATATCTTTGTGATCCTTAAGTATTTTATAAATACCATGCCTAACTTGTTTAGCATTTATAAAAAGGTCAAATTTAGATTGTTCCAGAATCTACATTTCACCTCTAAACGCTCTTCTCATAATCTTCCCAGAGGGAGTTTTAGGAATATCATTTACAAACCTAATCTGTCTGGGAACCTTATATGAGGCTAAATGTAATCTACAATACTTTATTATATCCTCAGCCAAGGCTTCTGAAGGTGAGTATTCTCTCTTCAACTTCACGTAAGCAACAACGTTTTCTCCCCTATACTCATCTGGTACTCCAACTACTACTGCCTCATCCACAGCGTAATGTTGATATAACACTTCCTCAACCTCCCTAGGCATTACTTTAAAGCCAGAGGCGTTTATTATATCCTTCTTCCTATCGATGATGTAAACCCATCCATTTACTATCTTCCCTATATCCCCAGTTGGTAACCATCCATCCTTAAATTCCCCTATCTTCCAAT includes:
- the glcT gene encoding glucose ABC transporter permease GlcT; translated protein: MRKGAILMSIPGLIFAAFLIYLLALNVYFSLLNWSLFNLRPTFAGLSTYQTLFSEYFFNLAVTHTIVYTIAAVAIGNILGILGAGILYFIKSNTRRAIYLSVFLYPLAVPSSTYAIAWQWLFNPQTGINLILKVFHFPNIIWLTTQPTIYAGMIIIETWAYTGLAVLFFLASFMSVDKSIIEAAKIDGANNLYLLFRIILPNSMNGFIVSTALLFLFSFRIFTVPFTIGGPTNPNMMSLVEYIYILFSTEYFSLSSALSSLVALIAAIVIIPYAILGLKKWVFRR
- the glcU gene encoding glucose ABC transporter permease GlcU; translated protein: MERSVSRGNYIINSIKYALLEIVAGILVIMWLVPLYAMILGGLKSNLEAASTPILLPPSKPSLDAYAFAWFGYATIPGLEPTMLRYLLVAIPSVLLSVIIGTMTAYFFFILSEKHEILSNSLFSIIALATFLPIETVTFPLIELETSLNVYNTYIGLIFAMLIFYVPTSALLMSIFIPVVPKYLIESARMDGAGDWTILWRVVFPLIFPGFLSTLIFVFLQIWNEFFIPLILTNTPNMLMLPVAARFYTAAYALIYNRSFAAGVISSLIPLIIFIFLGRYFIRGLAALGGGAKGV
- the glcS gene encoding glucose ABC transporter substrate-binding protein GlcS, with amino-acid sequence MSKRKIYKAISRTAIIIIVVVIVIAAIAGGLAAYYSSSKPTPTSTTTSSLTSVTTPSTTSTLSSSSTTTTALSNVVDFINPWGAEDPVGLKWIGGNFSIYYPGYSVQFTSLPGASGVEERYVVINDIEAGKLQGIFWAHGGPEVLSYVELLPNPHDLYNMTPLLAQEGLFQKGVTEALMAISYNGTIFGSPTNVHRAEELYFNPQILKKYNLPIPTNLSLLIYDTQQLEAHGINPWAMSGAEGGYEQLHLWFAIFLSVAAQYYGAAGAAKLSNELMYGVLNLNNVTVQKIINETDNVFLQFVGQNAVIPSWQSQSIWSALALVIKGQTVFEAGGNWLAEYAAIWYNTTTYPATQPYLNWSNITLMAMPFPGTQGIYVIDMDSVAIPTVNNPQEQAAINFAKFWTSYEGQKIWTYYKGVSVWANATDYYSTPMQWYDYQALLNTPAQNFTWAFADGTLFDDVFYFLIAQELNLQEQGSSYVPTFNAALFKAENMTFHEWQIAAKDGFGFVGQRGNPFGNYLPPWVNPNTYAYNSSYTPSFLLTPPHYLLPYLKKLGQQQTINRASNVNYYIINGINLLPYPLLVLLMIYLDQTRYKPLVNSFINKINFFSNIFLSKFLTLNSDLYLGV